In Solanum lycopersicum chromosome 5, SLM_r2.1, the following are encoded in one genomic region:
- the LOC101261623 gene encoding probable histone H2A.3, with protein MVDKGKNLGSNAKRRSRSSKAGLKFPVAGIARFLKVGKYAKRVSAGALVFLATVLEYLAVEVLELAGIAVRNDKRTHITPRHIQLATRFHKELYQFLRDLTIPNGGFIPKITNFCCLTTRVTLQRMSFLLLRRRRIRLIIPSLASQCLLLLTSLRTL; from the exons ATGGTCGATAAAGGGAAAAACCTTGGTTCAAATGCTAAAAGGAGATCTCGTAGCAGCAAAGCAGGTCTCAAATTTCCAGTGGCTGGTATTGCCCGATTCCTCAAAGTCGGGAAATATGCCAAACGTGTTAGTGCCGGAGCACTGGTATTCCTCGCTACTGTGCTTGAGTACCTTGCAGTTGAG GTTCTTGAATTGGCTGGAATTGCAGTGAGGAATGACAAAAGGACTCATATCACTCCAAGGCATATTCAATTAGCTACTAGGTTTCATAAGGAGTTGTATCAATTTCTTAGAGATCTGACCATTCCGAATGGTGGTTTTATTccaaaaatcacaaatttttgCTGCCTAACAACAAGAGTAACACTTCAAAGGATGTCGTTCTTGTTGCTCAGGAGGAGGAGGATTAGACTGATTATTCCATCACTAGCATCGCAATGTTTGCTTTTATTAACTTCATTGAGAACTTTATAA